Proteins found in one Ptychodera flava strain L36383 chromosome 16, AS_Pfla_20210202, whole genome shotgun sequence genomic segment:
- the LOC139114130 gene encoding sodium-dependent glucose transporter 1C-like isoform X2, whose translation MQLQVSASLKWISLVFSARSIGNMAGTLLAGPTYDRVEAPIILCLSLILMSLSCIAISKANVIALLMTAMCILGVATGFSDTGCNIFCLRIWKKDSHPYMQGLHFAFAFGATVSPLLVSPFVSPVAESHPNHTSHLAGSGPSMNVTSVHFRSGFAENFSGSTLRGEENQQTLVTIQPDLRAPRGLNDQNSSSSYGLVVADDTGLSSAPDILDDQSRGLLWIPYGIISAYIFMVSMMFLWLHCRFVGNTNLVKKIKKVDKNGLESKEAVVSGRRPLRIVLIVLLSAFFFFYAPHEAVYGGFIYMYAVEGSQGFSTQMASYLNSAFWGTFAATRGLAICFATRLAPKAMLTINVVGMCSASALLAIFANDNVAALWTGTILLGASMASLYPSGLAWAEGYIDTSGSLTAVLLFVTSASMMALPWVAGILFESVGLTSMMYFILTASGATALVFLAMQIVALRYGKK comes from the exons ATGCAACTCCAAGTCTCGGCGTCTCTGAAGTGGATCTCGCTTGTATTCAGCGCCCGCAGCATTGGCAACATGGCCGGTACTTTGCTCGCCGGACCGACGTACGACAGGGTGGAAGCACCCATAATCCTTTGCTTGTCACTGATTTTGATGTCGCTGTCTTGTATCGCAATATCAAAGGCCAATGTGATAGCACTTCTAATGACTGCAATGTGTATCTTAGGTGTGGCAACGGGATTCAGTGATACTG GTTGCAATATATTTTGTCTCAGAATCTGGAAGAAGGATTCACATCCCTACATGCAGGGTCTTCACTTCGCCTTCGCCTTTGGTGCCACTGTGTCTCCGCTCCTGGTGTCGCCTTTCGTATCGCCCGTCGCCGAGTCGCACCCCAACCATACATCCCATCTCGCCGGCAGCGGACCCTCGATGAACGTCACCTCGGTACACTTTCGAAGTGGATTTGCCGAAAATTTCTCAGGTTCGACTCTCCGGGGAGAAGAAAACCAACAAACGCTCGTTACAATCCAACCGGACTTGCGCGCGCCCAGGGGCTTGAATGACCAGAATTCGAGCAGCAGTTACGGACTTGTTGTCGCTGACGACACCGGGTTGTCGTCTGCGCCAGACATATTAGACGACCAATCCCGAGGACTGCTGTGGATTCCGTACGGCATTATTTCGGCTTACATCTTCATGGTGTCAATGATGTTTCTATGGTTACACTGTCGATTCGTCGGCAACACAAACTTGGTAAAGAAGATCAAAAAGGTCGACAAAAATGGACTTGAAAGCAAGGAGGCCGTTGTTTCAGGACGTAGGCCTTTACGTAtcgttttaatagttttgttgtctgccTTCTTTTTCTTTTATGCTCCACATGAAGCCGTTTACGGaggttttatttacatgtacgCCGTCGAAGGAAGCCAGGGATTCTCGACACAGATGGCTTCGTACCTTAATTCCGCCTTTTGGGGCACCTTCGCCGCCACTCGGGGCCTCGCGATATGCTTTGCGACCCGTTTGGCGCCAAAAGCGATGTTGACGATAAACGTGGTGGGAATGTGCTCGGCAAGCGCCCTCCTCGCTATTTTCGCCAACGACAATGTGGCGGCTCTGTGGACTGGAACTATTTTGCTGGGCGCTTCCATGGCGTCCTTGTATCCGTCGGGGCTGGCATGGGCGGAAGGTTACATCGACACGTCTGGATCCTTAACGGCCGTTCTTCTTTTCGTCACGTCGGCGTCGATGATGGCGCTGCCCTGGGTAGCGGGGATCTTGTTCGAATCTGTTGGACTTACTTCAATGATGTACTTTATTCTCACAGCCTCCGGTGCAACTGCCCTCGTATTTCTCGCGATGCAAATCGTGGCATTGAGATACGGGAAGAAATAA
- the LOC139114130 gene encoding sodium-dependent glucose transporter 1A-like isoform X1, giving the protein MELEEVEIDAEPAGFPKGTRARETSECLLGADSDDVSLKQSKPKNDVLYTLAMYLTFFGQGLTAGVIGPSLPDMQLQVSASLKWISLVFSARSIGNMAGTLLAGPTYDRVEAPIILCLSLILMSLSCIAISKANVIALLMTAMCILGVATGFSDTGCNIFCLRIWKKDSHPYMQGLHFAFAFGATVSPLLVSPFVSPVAESHPNHTSHLAGSGPSMNVTSVHFRSGFAENFSGSTLRGEENQQTLVTIQPDLRAPRGLNDQNSSSSYGLVVADDTGLSSAPDILDDQSRGLLWIPYGIISAYIFMVSMMFLWLHCRFVGNTNLVKKIKKVDKNGLESKEAVVSGRRPLRIVLIVLLSAFFFFYAPHEAVYGGFIYMYAVEGSQGFSTQMASYLNSAFWGTFAATRGLAICFATRLAPKAMLTINVVGMCSASALLAIFANDNVAALWTGTILLGASMASLYPSGLAWAEGYIDTSGSLTAVLLFVTSASMMALPWVAGILFESVGLTSMMYFILTASGATALVFLAMQIVALRYGKK; this is encoded by the exons ATGGAGCTTGAAGAAGTTGAAATAGACGCAGAGCCCGCTGGGTTTCCTAAAGGTACACGCGCCCGTGAAACCTCCGAGTGCCTGCTGGGTGCAGACAGCGATGACGTCAGCCTGAAACAGTCAAAACCAAAGAACGATGTGCTCTATACATTGGCAATGTACTTGACCTTCTTCGGCCAG GGACTCACAGCGGGTGTTATAGGACCATCCCTACCGGACATGCAACTCCAAGTCTCGGCGTCTCTGAAGTGGATCTCGCTTGTATTCAGCGCCCGCAGCATTGGCAACATGGCCGGTACTTTGCTCGCCGGACCGACGTACGACAGGGTGGAAGCACCCATAATCCTTTGCTTGTCACTGATTTTGATGTCGCTGTCTTGTATCGCAATATCAAAGGCCAATGTGATAGCACTTCTAATGACTGCAATGTGTATCTTAGGTGTGGCAACGGGATTCAGTGATACTG GTTGCAATATATTTTGTCTCAGAATCTGGAAGAAGGATTCACATCCCTACATGCAGGGTCTTCACTTCGCCTTCGCCTTTGGTGCCACTGTGTCTCCGCTCCTGGTGTCGCCTTTCGTATCGCCCGTCGCCGAGTCGCACCCCAACCATACATCCCATCTCGCCGGCAGCGGACCCTCGATGAACGTCACCTCGGTACACTTTCGAAGTGGATTTGCCGAAAATTTCTCAGGTTCGACTCTCCGGGGAGAAGAAAACCAACAAACGCTCGTTACAATCCAACCGGACTTGCGCGCGCCCAGGGGCTTGAATGACCAGAATTCGAGCAGCAGTTACGGACTTGTTGTCGCTGACGACACCGGGTTGTCGTCTGCGCCAGACATATTAGACGACCAATCCCGAGGACTGCTGTGGATTCCGTACGGCATTATTTCGGCTTACATCTTCATGGTGTCAATGATGTTTCTATGGTTACACTGTCGATTCGTCGGCAACACAAACTTGGTAAAGAAGATCAAAAAGGTCGACAAAAATGGACTTGAAAGCAAGGAGGCCGTTGTTTCAGGACGTAGGCCTTTACGTAtcgttttaatagttttgttgtctgccTTCTTTTTCTTTTATGCTCCACATGAAGCCGTTTACGGaggttttatttacatgtacgCCGTCGAAGGAAGCCAGGGATTCTCGACACAGATGGCTTCGTACCTTAATTCCGCCTTTTGGGGCACCTTCGCCGCCACTCGGGGCCTCGCGATATGCTTTGCGACCCGTTTGGCGCCAAAAGCGATGTTGACGATAAACGTGGTGGGAATGTGCTCGGCAAGCGCCCTCCTCGCTATTTTCGCCAACGACAATGTGGCGGCTCTGTGGACTGGAACTATTTTGCTGGGCGCTTCCATGGCGTCCTTGTATCCGTCGGGGCTGGCATGGGCGGAAGGTTACATCGACACGTCTGGATCCTTAACGGCCGTTCTTCTTTTCGTCACGTCGGCGTCGATGATGGCGCTGCCCTGGGTAGCGGGGATCTTGTTCGAATCTGTTGGACTTACTTCAATGATGTACTTTATTCTCACAGCCTCCGGTGCAACTGCCCTCGTATTTCTCGCGATGCAAATCGTGGCATTGAGATACGGGAAGAAATAA